In the Necator americanus strain Aroian chromosome X, whole genome shotgun sequence genome, CACAACCCGTAACACAATTTGTGTAAAAACGTTCCTTAGTATAATGCAGTTATATCAGCACCAACAtaagtgcgatagggaggagctgGATTTTCCTCAGGTGAAGTGAGCCCAGCTCATGGAGTGCAGCTTAAGTGATGAGGATctttgccaaccgtccaaaaatgaaggggtCTCTTCGAAAACTATCCAGAAGTGAAGAGGATCCTTTCGTTAACCGTGCAAAAGTGAACCGGGTCGGAGCACTTTCTCCGAATATCGCATCTATGAGCACCAACCTGCTTCGGCGCCGCTTTGCGGCGTTTCAGCTGGCTGGTAGTGGTAAACAGGCGTTCCTAGTAAATTATGTCgcatgtttgctttttttccacctcatcttaagatattttatttatttttattctcttctccTACACTATAATGCTAGCTCCTCAAAAAATAAGGCGTACCCCACCTTTCCTACTCCTTTCCTATATTCTTCTACCAGCTAGAAGAACATTTTCGCAACTATTTCCTGCCAAGTGTTGCTACTTTTCTCTATGACGTTTTACCTTTCGAGAAGTGTACTGTAGCTCTTGTTATCTTTTAACTACTAGAACAACATTGATTGATAGCGAACATTCTGGGAATTCGTGCGCAAGAAGAAAATACACGAAAACCACTAGTACAATGATGAAGTGGTTATCGTTGTCTTAGTCAGCGTAAGAGAAAATTCCAGTGTGCATGTCATTACTGCTAGAGCCGAAGAAGgcgaaaatggagaaatgcGATACTTTTGATAGGTGAGACAGTACTTACCTGCGGATGTTAGCAtgtgtagtagggtcaaaacgacgtgatgCACAgggcatttgcgtaagcggctgcgctcaaagcggtgcggtagaccATAGCAGTTAGGTTCGAATGGGGACCCTTGGTAATACTATAAACAGCTGCAATTTTCGATGGTACCATTCCAATCCCTATTTCAACCGCGTCGCTTCAAGCACAGCCGCTGAGGTTGCCCACAGAGTTCAAAGCCGCGCGGCTCTAAACTCTGCGAGCAGCCTTAGGCAATTGccgcgtgcttcatgtcgttttgacgcgactataGTAAGTGTCCTGCCTCATAGTATTTGTTGGATAATGTTTGGTCCAAATCGATTCAAATTAACCTGACTGGAAATGATATTCTTAATTGACTGggacatttttctgaaatgaaatcaGAACTTCAGACGTAACTTGAAGGTAACGTATGGGCGAATTGAGGGTATGGGGATCTCTCATGGACACTGTAGgtttcggggtgtagattacgagtatcaGCGTGTTCACGTTCAGTTTCATGCGGTTTCTTAGGAAGATAAgaaggaattgagcgtgaacgAGGTCATACATGTGTTTTCACCTGAACTCTACATAGTCTATGAGAGATCCTAACATCAACTTGGTGATGCGCTGTCTTTAATGGACATGAAGTGCCATATGCGAAGAGCCAACACAGTTACAAAAGTATGAGAACGGAATAGTGCGAGTTGCAAATATTATTGCCATGTTGTCGCGTATACGATCGATTTCAGTGTTACTTTCTCGTGGCCTTGCTTGTTCTATACACGACCTGGCATTCAAGTGTACGGTCTGGGAACGGACGATATATTTAATTTGCAGATTCTTACTTGAGCGCTACTTTCTGAAATATTGCAGAAAGGCTCCGCCGCTGAACTCCGTAATCAGATAGGTCAAATGCATGGAGGGAGTTTGGAATCTCCAACAGCCACTCTCCGTTTCTTCACGCTGAACGATTGAACATTGCAAAGTGAGATATCTAAGGACAATTAGTGTCGGCAGTCCAGGTGAAGTGCGAGTTCTCATAGCAGATGGAAAAGTGATAAATGGATCGATTCTATGTGATCTCATGTTGTAAGTGAGGTTCGACACAGCTCAGCGAAGATGGCAGCGATCGTGTGAGGTAATAACCGTGAGGTAGCCCACCGCCTAAGTCAAGGCAAGTGAAGAAGTACTTTCATATTTCGTTGTTCAAGTTCTTGAATAGGCGAACATTCGAATATGCATATTGTCGAAGGCTGTAGATCCCACTATTCGAGTATTCTAATTCGAATGTATCTTGAGTGCGtgatcaattattttttattgtaatttttaagCCATTGAATGTTTGTGTTTCATTCGCGGGGTTAATGTAATCCTTATTCAGAAATCCACACTACTGCATTGTCATCGCGCAACGTTGCTGCATCTACCATGTTAAGTTAAGGCAGCAAAAAATGTAAGTTTTTAGGTCCAGTTTGATTTCGCCTTGGACAAACTGGTTCTGGTTACAGAATGAAGGAAATTAACGCAAGTAACGTGTTCGCCGAACTGTGGGACTCAACGAATACTCAGTACTTACCTACCTTCTCTGTTTTTTGAACACAATGTAGGGCAAAATTCTCACATTTACTAGTCAAAGTTGCCAACGTAGCTTCACTCTTGCGTTTTCGGAAGGGTCGATTTACCGAGTTTAACTTCTCTggacttctcttctctttctctcttttagaAGACTTTTGACTTGGTTTCTATAGTTTAGCAGTATAGAGACTGTGATTGTCAGTATCCATTTTCGTTGattcttctctatttttcagTGCAAAACCTCTGcggattttttccttccacttCACCACTTTGCTAATCATTCCGCCTCGAAATGCAGAAATTCATTAGTAGCTGCGCTGCATCACTCAATACGGTTAGTAATGTactccagaattttttcttatggtTATCTGACGAATTTTCATTTAGTTGCTGAAACTTTCGATGCTGTTGCCTTGTATTGTCTTCTTTACATCTGTTAACGTCACCTCTGCGCAGATCGAATTTGGTGTGCCAGGATTTAGAAGTTCGTTTCTTTAAACCTCGTTTATTGTTTGGATACTGGTACTGTCCGCCAAAATAACTTCAAGTAAGACCTACACCTGACATTAGTTTCCTTATGAAAGATATATATTGCAAGAAATCAGTGTTCTACACTTACGGAACTTTCAATCGCAAAAAttattcgttgtttttctcttgtttattCGTTCAGACTCATATagaagagtcaaaacgacatgaagaatgGTACAATTGTGCAAGCGGTTGCGGTCGAattggtgcggtggagcgcagcaattaggatcgagtgagaacCCCCTGCTGCTACCGTCACTACTGTAGTTTGCTCTGGTCCCACCTTGAGTCCAACCGCTCTCTCCACCgggccgctttgagcgcaaccgcttacgcaactgcaccgtgcttcatgtcgttttgacccgactatagtcaGTTGAAAGTGATGAAATCAAAAACACCGCTATTTCCGGATTTCTTCAAACTTGATGTAGAAAGAAATCCTCTACTTTCTCCGCTACTTTTTTCCGAAGGAGTAGACCACGTATTGGAAACCTCTCGAAACAGTATGTGTTCACGCAGTTTTAAGGTTTCTGCTGAATGCCTGTCTATGCTCCACTTCATGATGTTTTCCTAGCGTGTTAGTGCAACCAATTACTTTAATTCGTTTTGTAACTTTGTTATAATGCTCACTTATTACTCAAAtcagcaaaattttttgaCGGTCCGTGTAAACACATTTTGGAGAAGTGTTCGTTCACTTGCTAGATTATGTCCTCCTCCattcctccttcttcttcccGCCCTTACTTTCCATGTGATCTTCATTTGTAACCTCTATATTTCAGTGTTCATACCAATTTGTTTGCTTTCTATATCACAGATATAATAGAAgttttcacgccgtttttctggacgattaggaaaaattgagcGTGGGCAGCTCACATTCGTAATCTCCACCTAAACCATATATTGTCCATAAGAAATCCCaacgtcgtcaatttcgtgatacactgtgTTAAAACCGTGAGATTTCAGGTTTTCTGCACAATCATCCTGAACCGGGCAGATAGGAAATGTTCCTCCTGAACTCTTTCTCAGTGTAGAAgtgatgatgagaaaaaaattgtgtttacACTGTAAATACACTTTTTGAATTTACTTACCtcaattctttttgtttcccaTGTGCTTTATTGATGCTGGCCCTCCTTATGCAAAACACAAGCTCTaaaaccatttaaaaaaaacggcttcaGATCCGTGAAATAAACTACATGAAGGTAAGATcacaaatatagaaaaatagttCTTGTTCAGTGGTATTCGGTAAGTGATTTGATCGATTCTTCGTAGTTTTGGTGCAGATATGGTTTCTGACTTTGGATAGCCCCAAGGAGGCGAATGCACACTCAACAAACATTGATCTCGTTTTTATAACACCGATCACTACAACTCCGAGTCATTGTAACAAAACCATATCTTACAATACAGGATTCCAGAACAAATCTagtaaaatatttaatataaaGTCGCagcaaattaattttcttacCATTTCGACatgttttgcaaaatttgtccTGTATATGATCTATTTTGCTCGAGATTTTGCCCGCAGTATTGAAATAAGGTTATTCATTTCATATGTTATCCATCGAAATAATTGGCTTACCGGCTATTTTATAAGATAGGTCTTTTTTTGGGGTGCACTTGCACTCCATGATACAATTATTGTTGACTGCTCATGtaaacgtttttttcctgctaAGTACCATTTTTAACGAAttttaatgtaataataatttttatgtgGAGCATGTTTTCGTGAACAGCTCGATGCGAGCTATTTGTttgtaagtttttctttttctagcaGTCATCTTTAAGGAATTCAGGAAAAGGACGGTGACCGACAGTAACATCTACAGGCATATCGTCGTTTTTACGTCTGTGTGCAGAATTATATGATTGACGTTTACGGCGTTGGTTATTTTATTGCGCAAATTCATGGAGGAAGAAACGGCAGCCATCACCAATCTTAATCTTGTGTACGCCCTgtttaaatttgaaacttCACGCTAACCTACTCCTTCTAGGATTCTTCCACAGTTCGGTAATTACTAGAGTCCACCACTACATTTTACTGATCTGTTGACTTGATTTCTTTGTTCATCTTATTATGGGGTATCAGAAACCCAGCCTCATGAACATCAAAGTCTTGTCCACGTTCAAGTGGAAACCGATCTTCAAATTCGACTAGCATTTGTTCCGCGAGGCTGGTGATTGATGTTGGCAGAATGATTTCGTCAGCGAAACGGGAGTGCCAACGTAACTGGCGGCCATCGCATTACGTCCTCGAGAATACCACTCAATATTTTTGGTGTGGTTGTGTCACCCTGGAACCTTTCTTTCCACTTCGATTATAAAATTATTGTAGAGTGGGGAAATTTGGTAGTGAAGTTGTTGCATATTTCACTAAGTATCTTTACGAATTGAGAAATTACGGCTTGGTTGTAtgaggcttccatgaccgttTCCGTCTCAGGTGATTTGAAGACCTCCAAGTCCATGAAATGGAGACGCAGCGGCATCCTGTCATATATCTATACTTCTTTGAGTTTTGAAATGGTTTATCATTGGTCAATCGAGCTCTTCTCGAAACCATGTACTCCGAGATGGTGAAGAGGCAAGTGGATGTGGTAACTGGCTGGAGTAAAGGTCGTGAGTTGCCTGAATTGCCTTCTCGATGTTGTAGTTGTTGCATCTGAATTCCGGAGGACGATCActtttgttttacgattgaCGAAGTTTGGGAGTGGCGAATGCTCATCCGCGCCTTTGCTACTTCAGTCAGTACTgctgctcttctcttttcgaaGTCTTCTTTCGTCGCCTCTTGGCAAAGCCACGCGAGCTGGACGTGAGTTCCTTGCACGATTGCTTGCAGCTCGTACGGCTCCTGTTGACACGTTAACTCTAGAGTTTGCGGAGACACTCCTCAGTTGATGTGGtgtcaaaattgaaaatggcatttttctcGTAgagtcgtgaagatgttctacgGCCCGATCGTATTCGTTAATGTTGTTCATTACTTCCCAAGAGTCGGTTTGCGGACAGTAGAGGTCCCCGTCGATGGTGTTCTCGGGACTTCTCCTTGTGGGCTTTGCGGCTTTCACTGCTTTCCGTGTGAACGAAAATGTTCCTCGATGAAGGTGATGGTACGTTCTCTTATAGAACTTTGGTGCAACAACGACGTCCTTCAGGCTAAACTTTTTACTAACGATGATGTACTGTATTCTATTGCGGTCCGCTTCATCGTGCAGTTCCCACGTCTAGGATAGACATGAAGGCTTCTGGAATTCCCAGTTCCAGTGGGTCCCCTTGGTCACCATGACAAATTCGAATAGGCTCTCTCCCCACTTGTTTCATTGTATATTGTGATTTCTTGCGTAAAGTTGACAGTGACCTTGTAAAAGGTAAGGTCTTCCAATTAGAACTTCTCTAAGACCATGTGGACTTCGAATTCATTTTTATCGTAAGTCGGTATTGGAGGGTAAGTGATAGGGATAGTCGGAGCTAGTGCTGATCCACACCGTAAGCGTCCGATTCTGGTCGTCAGTTGTGCGAAAGAGTTGTTGTTAATTGCCATACTCGCTTTGAGAAAGAACTGTccccaccaactcctctactgtcacATGTCCCTAAGAGCAGCTTTCCGTTCCAGTATCATATACGGCGTTTAGTGGGTAGCGTCGTCTTATCTCTCGTCAACCCAATGTAATTTGTCTttttggcttgcatcatcagaccTTCAGTGGTCGGTCCGTGCGTTGTATGCACATATCGTCATCCTGGTCTTCCGTTCCGATGACCTGGATGACTCCCGCAACCCCTTCGTTTCTGGTGCTGCATTACCAGGCTTTCGTCCAGAGTCAAGTgactctttcttatttctgagCCGTGGgtttaattttaatgaatAGGCTGTAGGCCTCAAGTCTTACATGTTTCGTGGAAGTGTCACATTCTCTTGAGATGGACAAGTGGAGATTTACTGGAGGCGATTTCAAACAGCCTCGCCCCCAGTcatttgattgcaggcttttgctCGAACGAAGTATGGGATACAAAAATGTTATGAGGCACTCCTGCCGCAGCAGAAACTGAAGTGCATCCCCTGCCTCTACGAAGACGGGCTAAGATCGCTTTCGTTTCGCTGTTAGCCCCTACCTGCTACCTCGTGACGTGTCACGTAGCCTTGCGACTATCTGGCTATGATCCCTccagtgagggagatccgtggacaTTCTGTAGAACAGGCGAACAAAGcttgattttgttgtttttttctgcatactTTTCTTTATGTGTACGTTTTTTCAGTACTTTCACATCCATGGTTACCAACATTCAGAATCATAGAGGCTttgtcaacgaaaaaaaaaagatgcattGACCAGATTAATGCTATCTATAACATAATAGATAGTGTAACCTGGGAAACTTTCACAAAAGTTCTTTCacaatacgttttttttcggaataccTCCTCCATGGAGGCACCCTGGTCCATGGTTTCATCCGTTGTCGGGACCATGGCGACGACCGCCCACACCTTGGACACCTCCGGCGCTGCCACCACCGCCGTTTTTGCCCACCCACCTTCCAccttttcctcctcttcctctaCCGCCATTATCAATGCCACCACCTCCACCGTTACCACCTCCGCCACtaccaccgccgccgccgcctctaccaccaccgccaccaccactgccaccaccaccgccgccaccaccgccgccgccaccaccaccatctccgtctttttttaatgtaagcTTCAGCATTGATGCTTGCTCGTGGTAATACGCTACTCTTCCATTGTTGCTTTAGGTACTCCAACGGCGACCGTCTGCAGCTTCGTTTCCTCCACCTCGGCAGCCTAGcagtcctcttttcttttccagttcCCCGGAAATCCAAAGGGTGCACATCTACAAAAGTTTGGAAGatataatgaaaattttgttctagGTGGTGACTAGTCTCAACATGCGAACAACAGCATTTTCGCGTCCTGGTAGTGGATACGAAAACGTGATCACTATGCTGAAAGCGCACATGGAGAGAAGATCGAAAGTTGCATATGTTAGGGTTGAAATGTTTGAAACATTCGTAATATGCTGCAGTCAGAAAATTTGCTCAACACCACTTGCACAAATAGCACCAGATAATGTGTGGAAATGTACGATCGCATTTGCCTGACCCAAAACTGTGTAATATGTTTATTAGGTAATGGTCTATTAGGTAATGGTCAGgtcatggtctctggtgtagtgtatttaatttcgtgcaaaacatgcggCGAACAATATATTAGCGAAACAGGGAGACCTCTTTGTGTTCGTAAtaaagaacatctagatgggatgaaacattcaaacgcagCAACCTCTCTCGGAACCCattgcagaaaatgtcatgaaaatgctgctttctgcatagctgccacgatcctatcgtgcgaacccgaaattgtggCTCGCAGGactttggaggcgttttggataaatgttaaaagtccaaaaatgcatagaaaggaagaatgcacAGCCGCAACCAACGAGCTgactctgtatcaag is a window encoding:
- a CDS encoding hypothetical protein (NECATOR_CHRX.G26452.T1); translated protein: MSLLLEPKKAKMEKCDTFDRSNAWREFGISNSHSPFLHAERLNIAKWKSSPPPKSRNPHYCIVIAQRCCIYHVKLRQQKIMKEINASNVFAELWDSTNTQYLPTFSVF
- a CDS encoding hypothetical protein (NECATOR_CHRX.G26453.T1) — protein: MVPTTDETMDQGASMEETWELHDEADRNRIQYIIVSKKFSLKDVVVAPKFYKRTYHHLHRGTFSFTRKAVKAAKPTRRSPENTIDGDLYCPQTDSWEVMNNINEYDRAVEHLHDSTRKMPFSILTPHQLRSVSANSRVNVSTGAVRAASNRARNSRPARVALPRGDERRLRKEKSSSTD